A genomic segment from Rickettsia endosymbiont of Lasioglossum villosulum encodes:
- a CDS encoding AAA family ATPase — protein sequence MAIQFARIEIVGRSEGKNACLKAAYNARLIIKDERTNITYNFSKKGDNVYHAVLLPSHVDQKFKNPSILMNEVERSEKRKNSQLLKDVVIALPDDKELDLDDRITITHKIIEEMGWVRNGLGVQVDIHQPHDGEKNWHAHLLVTTRRFTEDGKALGAKAVDLNPKFAKVKGKAFIIPEDKIIHEKAKEVINQYFAKLGLEIRVDPISFMPQQHVGPTRMRSIINEISEQNNICRLAHLEIIKGADGVLDRMIRHQAIFTKLDIEKAVKEIKEEAEKQKLIREILNSDRLVKLYNEDGTDTKYYTTQEIRDEELRILRIADKINSQIHFNNVIKLKSAIDNLASVNEAQRASLHHILINSQGIRILQGRAGSGKSQVLAKAYKIATNHGQNIIGLAPTHKAASELKSKGYQKCHTVKGFLFKLYNGKANLPRNTTLVVDEAGMVGNSDYLELLKVARSNNCNLILAGDERQLTSVERGGMFTVLASKFGSYELSNIRRQSKAWAREMASCFAKSDIAGGLRLLAQHKCLKIDHTLEESMARLINDWSNSKFALNERLIITMRNAEVDSINQGIRELLKAKGLLTGQEYRCYIPAQQYEDYMAGDRILFKTTIKDLQIENGEFATITSVSNDKFVTKTDSGKEIEFNPQDVSFKHGYASTVYKAQGASIKDVYVLHNLAGNSRNSYVAMTRHIEEVKLYYNREATRNMASLISQLSKIDNRLSSINFKTLEELVAIQDQKNKSPNIIDKVGNWFKGVVEDIKDRLHSNDNYYHLRVRSRSSAKVAEILRSTSTNFATSHKAQEEQKSSSYNLTNCNKQDTTISVKLQEDIMAKNKIDYNSINKQKAVELKQLLSFKAEEIGRNLLGSPNKHLSNSQVLRWEKDGKIVMRIGGSKAGRWYDFSKGEGGDLFTLVQREKNCDFVEAKKYLQDMVGVSNNSKLLEDKIKEQFDQKVKNQDQQAKYAEISKIKRAEELYEKSDSIIYMTPNNIAKKYLLEHRGIKKILTGYQLNNDLRTNMMWDSNSKQYYPALIAFARNKDGNITGGQSIYLNKDTNNKADIEVNKRSFGRIRGSFVEINKNNEQQNVQSRNVQSSTDGNNSVSNITIIAEGVETALSIAEAGIKGKILCSLGVSNIRNYEPIKGERIIIAADNDGQEAVSVHTVMKAQEELISKGAVVSIIRPPEKGDFNDMLKSQGAESINKLIEPEIAKLTVASKITKQSSLKASDDSKSQFQYIELLLSKMVNNDNNELNNLQQQQIKALAQFGTAENIDTALQIYREKGIDSCTAYSNKICIAAIEQKIQKDLQIMQNKFDPNYNLGDKKFCDIVVHDFQGKSHLVPEDYLNAIGRDKQIMQYISPSSEIAKEIRSAVKQVSEIKLNQGIRV from the coding sequence ATGGCAATACAGTTTGCAAGAATAGAAATAGTTGGCAGAAGTGAAGGTAAAAATGCTTGTCTGAAAGCTGCTTATAATGCAAGGCTGATTATTAAAGATGAGAGAACTAACATTACTTATAATTTTAGCAAAAAAGGCGATAATGTTTACCATGCAGTATTATTACCTAGCCACGTAGATCAGAAATTCAAAAATCCAAGTATCTTGATGAATGAAGTGGAAAGGAGTGAGAAAAGAAAAAATAGTCAATTATTAAAAGATGTAGTTATAGCTCTACCTGATGATAAGGAATTAGATTTAGATGATAGAATAACTATTACCCATAAAATAATCGAAGAGATGGGATGGGTAAGAAATGGACTTGGAGTTCAGGTTGATATTCATCAGCCACATGATGGAGAGAAGAATTGGCATGCCCATCTGCTTGTTACCACCAGAAGATTCACAGAAGACGGTAAAGCTTTAGGAGCTAAGGCAGTAGATTTAAATCCTAAATTTGCCAAAGTTAAGGGCAAAGCATTCATTATCCCCGAAGATAAAATTATTCATGAAAAAGCTAAAGAAGTAATCAATCAATATTTTGCTAAGTTAGGTTTAGAAATCAGAGTAGACCCGATAAGTTTTATGCCACAGCAGCATGTTGGTCCTACTAGAATGAGAAGTATTATCAATGAAATATCTGAGCAAAATAACATATGCAGGCTTGCCCATCTTGAAATTATCAAAGGAGCGGATGGAGTGCTTGATCGCATGATTCGTCATCAAGCTATTTTTACTAAATTGGATATAGAAAAAGCAGTAAAAGAGATTAAAGAAGAAGCAGAAAAGCAAAAACTAATAAGGGAAATATTAAATTCAGATAGGCTGGTAAAACTATATAATGAAGATGGCACTGATACTAAATACTATACTACTCAAGAGATAAGGGATGAAGAATTAAGGATACTAAGAATAGCAGATAAGATCAATAGTCAGATTCATTTTAATAACGTTATTAAGCTTAAAAGTGCTATCGACAACCTAGCTAGTGTTAATGAAGCACAAAGAGCAAGCCTGCATCATATATTAATTAATAGTCAAGGTATTAGAATCCTTCAAGGTAGAGCTGGCAGCGGTAAGTCACAAGTACTTGCGAAAGCTTATAAAATTGCCACCAATCATGGGCAAAATATTATAGGACTCGCTCCTACTCATAAAGCAGCATCAGAACTTAAAAGTAAAGGCTACCAGAAGTGTCATACAGTAAAAGGATTTTTATTTAAATTGTATAATGGTAAAGCTAATCTACCAAGAAATACTACGCTAGTAGTAGATGAAGCAGGAATGGTAGGTAATAGTGATTATTTAGAATTACTAAAAGTAGCAAGGAGTAACAATTGTAATCTAATACTGGCTGGAGATGAGAGACAACTAACTTCCGTTGAGCGAGGAGGAATGTTTACAGTATTGGCTAGTAAATTTGGCTCATATGAATTAAGTAACATTAGAAGACAAAGCAAGGCATGGGCAAGAGAAATGGCTTCATGCTTTGCAAAATCAGATATTGCCGGTGGTTTGCGTTTACTTGCACAGCATAAATGTTTAAAGATTGATCATACGCTAGAAGAATCAATGGCAAGATTAATTAACGATTGGAGTAACAGCAAATTTGCTCTAAATGAGCGTTTAATAATTACCATGCGTAATGCTGAAGTAGATAGTATTAATCAAGGGATCAGGGAGTTACTAAAAGCTAAAGGCTTGCTTACTGGTCAAGAATATAGATGCTATATACCAGCTCAGCAGTATGAAGATTATATGGCAGGAGATCGTATTTTGTTTAAAACAACTATTAAAGATTTACAAATAGAAAATGGGGAATTTGCAACGATAACTTCAGTAAGCAACGATAAGTTTGTTACTAAAACAGATAGCGGGAAAGAAATAGAATTTAATCCTCAAGATGTAAGCTTTAAACATGGCTATGCTTCTACAGTGTATAAAGCACAAGGAGCCTCAATTAAAGATGTCTATGTATTACATAATCTAGCAGGAAATAGCAGAAATTCTTATGTAGCCATGACTAGACATATAGAAGAGGTAAAACTCTATTATAATAGGGAGGCTACCAGGAATATGGCCAGTTTAATATCGCAACTTAGTAAAATAGATAATAGGCTATCTAGCATTAATTTTAAAACTTTAGAAGAATTAGTAGCGATTCAAGATCAAAAAAATAAGAGTCCTAATATTATAGATAAAGTAGGTAATTGGTTTAAAGGGGTAGTAGAAGATATTAAGGATAGATTACACAGTAATGATAACTATTACCACTTAAGAGTGAGATCAAGATCATCTGCTAAAGTAGCAGAAATCCTAAGAAGCACTAGCACAAATTTTGCCACAAGCCATAAAGCCCAAGAAGAGCAAAAAAGCTCTTCTTATAACCTTACGAATTGTAATAAACAAGATACAACAATCAGTGTTAAGTTACAAGAGGATATTATGGCAAAGAATAAAATAGATTATAATTCTATTAATAAACAAAAAGCAGTAGAATTAAAGCAACTATTATCATTTAAAGCGGAAGAAATAGGTAGAAATTTGCTAGGCAGTCCAAACAAGCATTTATCAAATAGTCAAGTGTTACGCTGGGAGAAAGATGGCAAAATAGTGATGAGGATAGGTGGCAGTAAAGCTGGCAGATGGTATGATTTTAGTAAAGGAGAGGGAGGAGATTTATTTACCTTAGTACAAAGAGAAAAAAATTGTGATTTTGTAGAAGCTAAGAAATATTTACAAGATATGGTTGGTGTGTCAAACAATAGCAAGTTATTAGAAGATAAGATAAAAGAGCAATTTGACCAAAAAGTTAAGAATCAAGATCAACAAGCGAAATATGCTGAAATATCTAAGATAAAGAGAGCTGAAGAATTATATGAAAAATCAGATTCTATAATCTATATGACGCCAAATAATATAGCAAAAAAATATTTATTAGAACATCGTGGAATTAAAAAAATATTAACAGGATATCAACTAAATAATGATCTTAGAACCAATATGATGTGGGACAGTAATAGCAAACAATATTATCCTGCATTAATTGCTTTTGCTAGAAATAAAGATGGTAATATTACCGGTGGACAATCAATTTATTTAAACAAAGACACAAATAATAAAGCTGATATTGAGGTTAATAAACGTTCATTTGGTAGAATCAGAGGTTCTTTTGTTGAGATTAATAAAAATAACGAACAGCAGAACGTACAAAGCAGGAATGTACAAAGCAGTACAGATGGCAATAATTCAGTTAGTAATATAACGATTATAGCAGAAGGGGTAGAAACGGCTTTAAGCATTGCAGAAGCTGGTATTAAAGGCAAAATTCTTTGTAGTTTAGGTGTAAGTAACATTAGGAACTATGAGCCTATCAAAGGTGAGAGAATAATAATTGCTGCTGATAATGATGGTCAAGAAGCAGTATCGGTTCACACTGTAATGAAAGCTCAGGAAGAATTAATTAGCAAAGGAGCTGTAGTATCAATAATACGACCACCAGAAAAAGGCGATTTTAACGATATGTTAAAATCCCAAGGAGCAGAATCTATAAACAAGCTTATAGAGCCTGAAATAGCAAAATTAACAGTAGCTAGTAAAATAACTAAACAGTCATCCTTAAAAGCAAGTGATGATAGCAAATCACAATTTCAGTATATAGAATTACTATTGTCAAAAATGGTAAATAACGATAATAACGAACTAAATAATTTGCAACAACAGCAAATAAAAGCTTTAGCACAGTTTGGCACAGCAGAAAATATCGATACTGCTTTACAAATCTACAGAGAAAAAGGTATAGATTCTTGTACTGCTTATAGTAACAAGATTTGCATAGCAGCAATAGAGCAGAAGATACAGAAAGATTTACAAATTATGCAGAATAAATTTGATCCTAATTATAATCTTGGTGATAAAAAATTTTGTGATATAGTAGTACATGATTTTCAAGGCAAAAGCCATCTCGTCCCTGAAGATTACTTAAATGCCATAGGAAGAGATAAACAAATAATGCAATATATAAGTCCAAGCTCAGAAATAGCTAAAGAAATAAGAAGTGCGGTAAAGCAAGTATCTGAGATCAAGCTAAATCAAGGAATAAGAGTTTAG
- a CDS encoding conjugal transfer protein TraG N-terminal domain-containing protein: protein MADYVIHTFGGGDILWQIFNGIGRVFASNSEYFTPVGKFALTIGGIWAATRAIFRGNIGIFAMEWFFPSLFIFIFLFAPKANVWLKDEISMQAPVKIDNIPIGIALFASISSKISYSLSEMLEKHLLPPDEGLSSRKNGIMFGAKAVGKIKDIQIEDPVTLTNAKEFLRQCFMKPYIIGNILGKKAEAQRASDIIAFIEQNMPNNFGIYYKDPSNSAISFKTCKQVTPLIKAAINKELNDGLLTKFANIIGIQSDRQEILSSRLKTMTSDTLKYLKKEQTDIHQWMRQAMLLNANREAYDDLREKFLLSRIYPQLVSMNATRGLFQQSFSYLVAGEMAANIMPILQSVFFALVICLIFVVFPMSMLPGGYTIFKTWITLIIWVTSWSVFFTVIHCLGMISLASKGVSHLTGLNILSQGSFSEILLHEFATFQMLAASVPMLSWAVLKACAHATTTLANQFSPVPVASNIGANIADNNLAMDNYSIGNRTVAQQNLSPLLQMAGGIIDDGGMRVTSTASGRQVLTQAVDSLVNNYRSSKLLQDSYQSQFMSSQSYLDSLNDRYSDLTTTGNSIATEIGKRLSYEEAKSIGITDSQYLALQQMNSDSIAATDHTGSSNRKGTGTSAEGSIGLNTMVGTAISRVTSDHVQGKEQGKSVNQQQSYNEALSKIKSATKEGRLGHTNSDLQSFSNNLNSNFSEQQSVGQEIARTKQNIEQLSYNMNYVSQNSAAIDCNLNEPVLNSIIAKNIPGVSSKEQAAMWASTHQKDAEQIALDIAKINNTIPQNLSSTSSSHIPSKESLRSSFDENKQRLNDQAAISSIDDRRNDIYDKNVEQMLINNVDNNEVEKVKILEQLSAKVKDKREQIEDEFNKTPESTIVRTGQQIADNLEISSKAIKKRNTKLPGYKNENN from the coding sequence ATGGCAGATTACGTAATACATACATTTGGTGGAGGAGATATATTATGGCAAATTTTTAATGGTATAGGAAGAGTCTTTGCCTCAAATAGTGAGTATTTTACACCGGTAGGTAAATTTGCTTTGACAATCGGTGGAATTTGGGCAGCAACTCGTGCTATTTTTAGAGGTAATATTGGTATTTTTGCCATGGAGTGGTTTTTTCCATCCTTATTTATTTTTATCTTTTTATTTGCTCCAAAAGCAAATGTATGGCTTAAGGATGAAATATCAATGCAGGCTCCTGTTAAAATTGATAATATTCCAATAGGAATTGCTTTATTTGCCTCTATATCATCAAAAATAAGTTATTCCTTATCAGAAATGCTAGAAAAACATTTACTACCACCTGATGAAGGGTTATCAAGCAGGAAGAATGGGATTATGTTTGGGGCAAAAGCTGTCGGTAAAATCAAAGATATTCAAATAGAAGATCCAGTAACTTTAACCAACGCAAAAGAATTCTTAAGACAATGCTTTATGAAACCTTATATAATCGGTAATATTTTAGGTAAAAAAGCCGAAGCACAAAGAGCCAGTGATATAATTGCTTTTATCGAACAAAATATGCCGAATAATTTTGGTATTTATTATAAAGACCCAAGTAATTCTGCTATTTCTTTTAAAACTTGCAAGCAAGTAACTCCTTTAATTAAGGCAGCTATTAATAAAGAATTAAATGATGGGTTATTAACTAAATTTGCAAATATCATAGGGATTCAGTCTGATAGGCAAGAGATATTATCTAGCAGATTAAAAACTATGACCTCTGATACTCTAAAATATCTTAAAAAAGAGCAAACAGATATTCACCAGTGGATGAGGCAAGCAATGTTACTTAATGCTAATCGTGAAGCTTATGATGATTTAAGAGAAAAATTTTTGCTATCTAGAATATATCCTCAGTTAGTTAGTATGAATGCTACCCGCGGATTATTTCAACAATCATTTTCTTATCTGGTTGCAGGAGAGATGGCAGCAAATATAATGCCTATCTTACAATCAGTATTTTTTGCCTTAGTAATTTGTCTCATCTTCGTAGTATTTCCAATGTCGATGCTGCCAGGCGGTTATACTATCTTTAAGACCTGGATCACATTAATTATCTGGGTAACTAGCTGGTCGGTATTTTTTACGGTGATTCATTGTTTAGGGATGATTAGCTTAGCTAGTAAAGGCGTGAGTCACCTTACTGGTTTAAATATCTTATCGCAGGGGAGTTTTTCAGAAATTCTGTTGCATGAGTTTGCAACATTTCAGATGTTAGCAGCTTCAGTTCCAATGTTATCATGGGCAGTATTAAAGGCTTGTGCTCATGCAACTACCACTTTGGCTAATCAATTTTCTCCAGTACCGGTTGCAAGTAATATTGGTGCTAATATTGCTGATAATAACCTTGCTATGGATAATTATAGTATCGGCAATCGAACTGTTGCTCAACAAAATCTTTCCCCACTACTTCAAATGGCAGGAGGAATTATTGATGATGGGGGAATGAGAGTCACCAGTACTGCTAGTGGTAGACAAGTGCTGACTCAAGCAGTAGACTCACTTGTTAACAACTACCGCTCTTCTAAATTATTACAGGATAGTTATCAATCTCAGTTTATGAGCTCACAAAGTTATCTTGACTCATTAAATGATAGATATAGTGATTTAACTACTACAGGAAATTCTATAGCAACTGAAATAGGAAAAAGATTAAGCTATGAAGAAGCAAAATCTATAGGTATTACTGATAGCCAGTATCTAGCCTTGCAGCAGATGAATTCAGATAGCATCGCTGCTACTGATCATACTGGTAGCAGTAATAGAAAAGGAACTGGTACTAGTGCTGAGGGAAGTATAGGGTTAAATACTATGGTTGGTACTGCAATATCAAGAGTTACATCAGATCATGTCCAAGGAAAAGAACAAGGAAAATCAGTCAACCAACAACAATCATATAATGAAGCATTATCTAAGATTAAAAGTGCCACTAAAGAGGGTAGATTAGGTCACACAAATAGTGATCTGCAGTCATTTAGTAATAATCTAAATAGTAATTTTTCTGAGCAACAATCTGTAGGGCAAGAAATAGCCAGAACTAAACAAAATATCGAGCAATTAAGCTATAATATGAATTACGTGTCTCAAAACTCTGCTGCTATTGATTGTAATTTAAATGAACCGGTATTAAATAGCATAATTGCCAAAAATATTCCTGGAGTAAGTAGTAAAGAGCAAGCTGCTATGTGGGCAAGTACTCACCAAAAAGATGCTGAACAAATAGCGTTAGATATAGCTAAAATTAATAATACTATACCGCAAAATTTAAGTTCTACAAGTAGCTCTCATATTCCATCTAAAGAAAGCTTGCGATCAAGTTTTGATGAAAATAAACAACGATTAAATGATCAAGCGGCTATTAGTAGTATTGATGACAGAAGAAATGATATTTATGATAAAAATGTAGAACAAATGCTAATTAATAATGTAGATAATAATGAAGTAGAAAAAGTAAAGATTCTTGAGCAGTTATCTGCTAAAGTAAAAGATAAGAGGGAACAAATTGAAGATGAATTTAATAAAACTCCTGAATCAACGATTGTCAGAACTGGCCAGCAAATAGCAGATAATCTTGAAATAAGTAGCAAGGCGATAAAGAAAAGAAACACTAAACTACCAGGCTATAAAAATGAAAATAATTAA
- a CDS encoding tetratricopeptide repeat protein, with product MKNIKKLAFIFILPLIFFSSAFAENTTSIVNDKPQPIDLQNKIQDPNILIEEYFNIGKSLYKLGKYEEAIKNLNLAIEYKPNYADAYNYKGMVLANLGKYEEAIKNYDLAIKYEYDFAEAYNNKGVSYKKLGKYQEAIVFYNIAIKYKPNFASAYNNKGSVLNDLRKYPEAIEQYNLALKYDIKYPEAYYNKGIALINLGQYQEAIENCNLAIQYKPDYAYAYYNKATSLMHLGKYEEAIKNFDLAIKYKLDDEATYNLKGYTLSILGKHQEAIKNYDLAINHKPNYAAVYCNKGTSLRKLGKYKDAIKSYDLAIKHQDDYSESYFEKGIVLVNLGKHKEATKNFNLALKYRSNLIEEYERAIKGLRKLGNDLMANEFEEKLKIMQDNL from the coding sequence ATGAAAAATATCAAAAAATTAGCATTCATATTCATCTTACCATTAATATTTTTTAGCAGTGCTTTTGCAGAAAATACCACTAGTATTGTTAATGACAAACCACAACCAATAGATCTACAAAACAAGATTCAAGATCCAAATATTTTAATTGAAGAATATTTTAATATTGGTAAGTCATTATATAAATTAGGTAAGTATGAGGAAGCAATAAAAAATTTAAACCTCGCAATTGAATATAAACCTAATTATGCCGATGCTTATAACTATAAAGGAATGGTTTTAGCTAATTTAGGAAAATATGAGGAAGCAATTAAAAATTATGATTTAGCTATTAAATATGAGTATGATTTTGCGGAAGCATATAATAATAAAGGAGTATCATATAAAAAATTAGGTAAATACCAAGAAGCGATTGTATTTTATAACATAGCTATAAAATATAAACCAAATTTTGCATCAGCATATAATAATAAAGGTAGTGTATTAAATGACTTAAGAAAATATCCAGAAGCAATAGAACAGTATAATCTTGCACTTAAATATGACATAAAATACCCGGAAGCTTATTATAATAAAGGAATTGCTTTAATAAACTTAGGTCAATATCAAGAAGCAATTGAAAATTGTAACTTAGCAATTCAATATAAACCTGATTATGCATACGCCTATTATAATAAAGCAACATCTTTAATGCATTTAGGGAAATATGAGGAAGCAATTAAAAATTTTGACTTGGCTATCAAATATAAGCTTGATGATGAAGCAACATACAATTTGAAAGGCTATACATTGAGTATATTAGGTAAGCACCAAGAGGCAATTAAAAATTATGATTTAGCCATTAATCACAAACCAAATTATGCAGCGGTATATTGTAACAAAGGTACATCTTTAAGAAAATTAGGAAAATATAAAGATGCAATTAAGAGCTATGATTTAGCTATTAAGCATCAAGATGATTATTCTGAAAGTTATTTTGAAAAAGGTATTGTTTTAGTTAATTTAGGTAAACACAAAGAAGCTACAAAGAACTTTAACTTGGCTCTTAAATATAGGTCTAATCTTATAGAGGAATATGAAAGAGCAATTAAAGGTCTAAGGAAATTAGGTAATGATCTTATGGCTAATGAGTTTGAAGAAAAATTAAAGATAATGCAAGATAATTTATAA
- a CDS encoding Rpn family recombination-promoting nuclease/putative transposase, with amino-acid sequence MSEQGNLLGDPDQDKKKAKHDKIFRKALENPLVANEFFNAHLPPNIKSLIDFPSLAMENTTFVESSLKDSISDVLFSCKFDKQDGYLFLLVEHQSKADHFMAFRLFKYMINICERYLIQNPKSKTLPLVYPMIFYNSQEKYNVARNLWDLFANNKLARELWINDYQLVNVHEIPDEEFKQRIWSGILEFFLKHIHERELLKRWQEISDILPELTKITIGYDYLEMILYYTLTKIEQADKIKLENLLSTKLNTEIGTRLIRSLAEHWQQEGKELGILEGLQVGETKGIQIGKAEGKAEEGVEIAKKLLSQGCNIALISSVTGLDEAFISSLE; translated from the coding sequence ATGAGTGAACAAGGAAACCTGCTGGGTGATCCAGATCAGGATAAGAAGAAAGCTAAGCATGATAAGATATTTCGTAAGGCACTGGAGAATCCTCTAGTTGCTAATGAGTTCTTTAATGCACATTTGCCCCCAAATATTAAAAGTTTAATAGATTTTCCTAGTTTAGCAATGGAAAATACCACTTTTGTAGAAAGCTCTTTAAAAGATTCTATCTCTGATGTTTTATTCTCATGCAAATTTGATAAACAAGATGGATATTTATTTTTGCTTGTCGAACATCAATCAAAAGCAGATCATTTTATGGCTTTTAGGCTATTTAAATATATGATTAATATTTGTGAGCGATATTTAATACAAAATCCTAAATCTAAAACTTTACCGTTGGTATACCCGATGATATTCTACAATAGTCAGGAGAAATACAATGTTGCAAGGAATTTGTGGGATTTATTTGCCAATAACAAATTAGCAAGAGAATTATGGATTAATGATTACCAATTAGTGAATGTCCATGAAATACCAGATGAAGAGTTTAAACAAAGGATATGGTCAGGGATATTAGAATTTTTTCTCAAGCATATACATGAGAGAGAGTTGTTAAAAAGATGGCAAGAAATATCAGATATATTACCGGAATTAACCAAAATAACGATAGGCTATGATTATCTAGAAATGATACTATATTATACTTTGACAAAGATAGAGCAAGCTGATAAAATAAAGCTAGAGAATTTATTATCAACAAAGTTGAATACGGAAATAGGAACAAGGCTTATAAGAAGTTTAGCAGAGCATTGGCAACAAGAAGGAAAAGAGTTAGGTATTCTTGAAGGCTTACAAGTTGGTGAAACTAAAGGTATCCAAATTGGAAAAGCTGAAGGAAAAGCTGAGGAAGGAGTTGAAATAGCAAAAAAACTATTATCCCAAGGTTGTAATATTGCTTTAATTTCTAGTGTAACCGGTCTTGATGAAGCTTTTATTAGTTCTTTAGAGTAA
- a CDS encoding type IV secretion system DNA-binding domain-containing protein, whose protein sequence is MQPQNQNNFTRGSQIFAHQLRMFSQGSINALTIGLVFTVVWLMWRIYQKLSLVSLYYFIIERYVQLKLAIGEHFYPISQIGIKFYYLEQKAWVYRNAEEFVHKFWHITPHSHNINQFGQFLLHSAWQEGIITFTVGIFTAIIFFMYRGKKAVIQDKIRGADFVKAGILAKMLYKNKQAANICFSGLPLVKNSERRHILITGTTGSGKTNMLNELLPQIRKERGRAIIVDLTGSFTDRFFDSKCDKILNPLQENSSAWLPWNDCHEIWDYNDMASNFSNYNPKLDDFFAKSAELVLAEGLRLYQDSKDIKKLINTILYANNKEFVRVFKNSAVAGIISSSAPETSSGIQATVSKNIEALQHLKPDGSFSIRKWFTADKGWLFITSTPNQRVMLRPLIAAWISIAIKALMNRNINNTHSNMWFVIDELPALHKISSLPIALAESRKYGGCVVAGMQNIHQLEEIYGHAGAASMLDLFGSKFIFRVSDQQTAHKSALMLGEQEIIETQENLSYGANSMRDGVNMHSLEKRKLLVMPSEIMNLEDLTCYVKLAGNFPITKLKMNLQT, encoded by the coding sequence ATGCAACCACAAAATCAAAATAATTTTACTCGTGGTTCACAAATTTTTGCTCATCAGCTACGAATGTTTAGTCAAGGAAGTATCAATGCTTTAACTATTGGGTTAGTATTTACTGTAGTTTGGTTAATGTGGCGTATATATCAGAAATTATCCTTAGTAAGCTTATATTATTTTATTATAGAGAGATACGTACAATTAAAACTTGCCATAGGAGAGCATTTTTACCCTATAAGCCAAATAGGCATTAAATTCTATTATTTAGAACAAAAAGCTTGGGTTTACCGTAATGCTGAAGAATTTGTGCATAAATTCTGGCATATTACACCACATTCGCATAATATCAATCAATTTGGGCAATTTTTATTGCATTCAGCTTGGCAAGAAGGTATCATTACTTTTACTGTTGGAATATTTACTGCTATAATCTTTTTTATGTATCGAGGTAAAAAAGCTGTTATTCAAGATAAGATCAGAGGAGCAGATTTTGTCAAAGCAGGTATTTTAGCAAAAATGCTTTATAAAAACAAGCAAGCTGCTAATATTTGCTTTTCTGGATTACCATTAGTTAAAAATAGTGAAAGGAGACATATTCTTATTACCGGTACTACAGGTAGCGGTAAAACTAATATGTTAAATGAGCTATTACCTCAGATTAGAAAAGAGCGAGGTAGAGCAATTATTGTTGATTTAACAGGTAGCTTTACTGATCGATTTTTTGATTCCAAATGTGATAAGATACTTAATCCCTTACAAGAGAATAGTTCAGCATGGTTACCATGGAATGATTGTCATGAAATTTGGGATTATAATGATATGGCAAGTAACTTTAGTAATTATAATCCAAAATTAGATGATTTTTTTGCTAAAAGTGCTGAGTTGGTACTGGCTGAAGGATTAAGATTATATCAGGATAGTAAAGACATCAAAAAGCTAATAAATACTATTCTTTATGCAAATAATAAGGAATTTGTTAGGGTCTTTAAAAATAGTGCAGTAGCCGGTATAATTAGCAGTAGTGCCCCTGAGACATCTTCAGGTATTCAAGCAACTGTTAGTAAAAATATTGAAGCTCTGCAACATTTAAAGCCTGATGGTAGTTTTAGTATTAGAAAGTGGTTTACTGCGGACAAAGGTTGGTTATTTATAACTAGTACTCCTAATCAAAGAGTAATGCTTCGACCACTTATTGCTGCATGGATTAGCATAGCGATAAAAGCATTAATGAATAGAAATATCAATAATACTCATAGTAATATGTGGTTTGTAATTGATGAGCTGCCAGCTTTACACAAGATATCTTCACTCCCTATAGCTTTAGCTGAGAGTAGGAAATATGGTGGCTGCGTTGTTGCAGGTATGCAAAATATTCATCAATTAGAGGAAATATATGGTCATGCAGGAGCAGCTTCAATGCTTGATCTATTTGGCAGCAAGTTTATTTTTCGAGTAAGTGATCAACAAACAGCACATAAATCAGCTTTAATGCTTGGTGAGCAAGAAATTATTGAAACTCAAGAGAATCTCTCTTATGGTGCTAACTCCATGCGTGATGGAGTAAATATGCACAGCTTAGAGAAAAGAAAATTATTAGTAATGCCTTCTGAAATTATGAATCTAGAAGATCTTACCTGTTATGTAAAACTTGCGGGTAATTTCCCTATTACTAAACTTAAAATGAATTTACAAACTTGA